In Sesamum indicum cultivar Zhongzhi No. 13 linkage group LG8, S_indicum_v1.0, whole genome shotgun sequence, the sequence attgtgtcaAGATGTGCAATGGGTCGAGTTGGCTAGCCCAGTCCAAGACCGAATTGAactcataaaaaaatgagcTGGATTGGCGCAGACCTGCTTGACCACTGGTCCCAAGTACTGAAACCTAAGACCAACCCAACCCAGTGGCTCAGGACCAGGTTGAGTTGAGGTTGTTaagttatttttcattataataataatatatgatatataaattttattttattctcctaaactaattattaaGCGTGGGTATACATTAATAGAAACATAATTTGGAAAGAAAATCCAATCTAGCCAGTACAGGAGATTCTTGGTGTGAGAGGTTTAGCATATGATGTTGGCCTTACatgcaacaaaataaattaataagaaattcGATCAGgatattttgtgttttggttttattttaaatgctacaatttaatttaattatattttttatttaaagaaaataaaaaaacacataaatataaGTTATCTGCATGATAAAAGAAATCCCAACAATATTGATGATCATCAAATCTCACCATGATCTTAACATCAACTCCAAATCAAAGgttgaaataattacttttgatttccaattaagataagaaaatatcaatgcAATTATAAAGCTGGACCCCAAAGTGaagaacaaaacaaagaaaatctGAGACATTGATGTAAGCAGCCGGCCCTCACGTTAATCTGGATGATTCTTAGGATGACCCATTTCTCTCATCTCAGCTATGTCCAACTCCGGGTCCCAGTCTTCGGTCTTCAGTCTTCGTCCTTATCCTCATTCTTGATTTCTCTATTTCCAGGATCAACTTTCCAATCATCACTCCTCGTCCAAAGATCTGATCAAATTAGGTCTCACTACTGTGCCCCTTGGAATTAGAAATAAGCAACCTGGAAGGTGGAAACCAATAGATATTTTCAGgctctattttatatatagccAATGTAAAAAAGTCTatgtaatattacaaatgtctaaattatcttttattaaaaattaataatttatttttttatattatattttattattttatatactttaaaatataataatttatctttctaaatataaagtaacttattttattttaactaacaCAAAgaccaaattattattatttttttttataagtggAGGATATGGAATAAATTGCAGTaaactctttatatatatatttcacttgGGCCATCACTCCCATAAgtgaaaacaaagaagagTAGGGAGAAGAAGGAGAAATGGTGCTTCTAGATCATCTTTGGGATGATATTGTAGCCGGGCCGCCGCCGGAACGTGGCCTCAAGTACCTGAAGAGGGATTTCAAGCCATTGAACGTCAAAGGTTAGCCACCCACTTATGCAATAACTCTATTTACTTTCCTTAGTTTCAGCAACCACATGATGAAGCCAAAAACGCACATACATATGTTTCTGTGTGTAAATcgtactaattatattttctgaataCACGATTAGATGCTGCAGGAGAGAGCAGTAGCAAGTTCCAGCGGTCTCTTTCGATGCCAGCTAGTCCAGGAACGCCCGGTACACCGACCACTCCGTCGCCCACGGCGGCTAGGAGGGATAACGTGTGGCGGAGCGTTTTCCACCCGGGGAGCAATCTCGCCACCAAGAGTATCGGAGCTGATTACTTCGACAGGCCACAGCCCAACTCTCCTACCGTTTATGACTggtaattattagttaatttactTTAGTAGCTAATTTTACTCCTAATtgggttaattaattaaggtgATAAACTTAAGTGAATTTGAATGGATTTGCAGGCTTTACAGTGGGGAGACGAGGAGCAAACATCAGTGAAGCGTTGGAGTGACCAGTGGTTGCATGTAAATAGCGTGTTCTTCTTCTGCTCAGTCTATGCTTTGGTGTGGCTAATGACGATATATAGCTATATACGTCTATGTATACATGATCTACGGCGTTTAAGTTCTGGTGATTTAACCAAGTTCTTGTATCTTGTGGGCGACTGAGTTTGAGTTTGTAAATATCTTTATGCAAATCAAGAGATCTTGACTGGTTCTTGTTGCAGTGCGTTCTGAATTCCGATCTTACGTGTAGATTGGCTGCTGTTATATATGCTGTGTCGCAATCATATGcatatgcaataaaatatgTGGGACCCGATCAACTCTTTTATGCTTATCATCTTATTACATGATTGTTCTTA encodes:
- the LOC105167891 gene encoding auxin-repressed 12.5 kDa protein-like isoform X1, which produces MVLLDHLWDDIVAGPPPERGLKYLKRDFKPLNVKDAAGESSSKFQRSLSMPASPGTPGTPTTPSPTAARRDNVWRSVFHPGSNLATKSIGADYFDRPQPNSPTVYDWLYSGETRSKHQ
- the LOC105167891 gene encoding auxin-repressed 12.5 kDa protein-like isoform X2, with protein sequence MVLLDHLWDDIVAGPPPERGLKYLKRDFKPLNVKGESSSKFQRSLSMPASPGTPGTPTTPSPTAARRDNVWRSVFHPGSNLATKSIGADYFDRPQPNSPTVYDWLYSGETRSKHQ